In one Arachis duranensis cultivar V14167 chromosome 9, aradu.V14167.gnm2.J7QH, whole genome shotgun sequence genomic region, the following are encoded:
- the LOC107464778 gene encoding photosystem I reaction center subunit II, chloroplastic produces MAMATQASLFTPPLSAPKPTDRAWKQAAAVSFNTPKLNLRFPSVRASAAEEKVEAAAAEKEKEEAPVGFTPPELDPNTPSPIFGGSTGGLLRKAQVEEFYVITWDSPKEQIFEMPTGGAAIMRQGPNLLKLARKEQCLALGTRLRSKYKIKYQFYRVFPNGEVQYLHPKDGVYPEKVNPGRQGVGQNFRSIGKNVSPIEVKFTGKQPYDL; encoded by the coding sequence ATGGCGATGGCAACACAAGCTTCCCTCTTCACCCCACCCCTCTCTGCTCCCAAGCCCACCGATCGTGCATGGAAGCAAGCAGCCGCAGTGTCCTTCAACACCCCGAAGCTGAACCTGAGGTTCCCAAGCGTAAGAGCTTCGGCTGCAGAGGAGAAAGTAGAGGCTGCTGCAgcagagaaggagaaggaggaggcaCCAGTGGGGTTCACCCCACCTGAGCTGGATCCAAACACGCCATCCCCAATATTCGGAGGAAGCACTGGAGGACTATTGAGGAAGGCCCAAGTGGAAGAGTTCTACGTCATAACATGGGATTCCCCGAAAGAACAGATCTTTGAGATGCCCACAGGTGGCGCCGCGATAATGAGGCAGGGTCCAAACCTTCTGAAGCTTGCAAGGAAAGAGCAGTGCCTTGCACTTGGGACAAGGCTTCGGTCAAAGTACAAGATCAAGTACCAGTTCTACAGGGTGTTCCCCAATGGCGAGGTCCAATACTTGCACCCCAAGGATGGTGTCTACCCTGAGAAAGTCAACCCTGGTCGCCAAGGTGTTGGTCAGAACTTCAGGTCTATTGGCAAGAACGTTAGCCCCATTGAGGTCAAGTTCACTGGCAAGCAACCCTATGATTTGTAA
- the LOC107464720 gene encoding uncharacterized protein LOC107464720: protein MIDKTTEQIKKIRSRMLIAQSHQKSYVDQRQKPLKFEEGEHVFLKATPTAGVGRAIKTKKLNPRYIGPFEILKRIRPVAYRIALPPYLSNLHNVFHVSQLRKYTPDGSHVLEPEPIQVREDLTLPVTPVRIDDTSVKRLRGREVSLVKLAWSQTGIEEHT, encoded by the coding sequence ATGATAGATAAAACTACTGAGCAGATAAAGAAGATTCGTAGCCGAATGCTTATAGCACAAAGCCATCAGAAGAGCTATGTTGATCAAAGGCAAAAGCCTTTGAAATTTGAAGAAGGGGAGCATGTCTTTCTGAAGGCTACACCAACTGCTGGAGTGGGAAGAGCTATTAAGACTAAGAAACTGAATCCCCGTTATATTGGACCATTTGAAATCCTGAAAAGAATTAGGCCAGTAGCTTATAGAATTGCTTTACCGCCTTATCTTTCGAACTTACACAATGTGTTTCATGTATCACAGCTTCGAAAGTATACTCCTGACGGGAGTCATGTTCTGGAACCGGAACCAATCCAAGTGAGAGAAGATCTAACACTTCCAGTAACCCCAGTAAGAATTGATGACACCAGCGTTAAACGATTACGAGGAAGGGAAGTATCATTGGTAAAATTAGCTTGGAGTCAAACTGGTATCGAGGAACATACCTGA
- the LOC107464721 gene encoding RING-H2 finger protein ATL34-like, which translates to MTMSPEQMNIVFGILIVGALIIAFTFFSFTMLGWCSHTSDMPAPPGIYLDNKFSGCGGASLESHSITFQYKVGGSVDGRNQTECVICLAQFEEEESVRKLHSCKHVFHTCCIDRWLGSHTGCPLCRSQIDQAAASPNGNNHMILVSVDS; encoded by the coding sequence ATGACCATGTCACCGGAACAAATGAACATCGTCTTTGGCATACTCATAGTTGGAGCACTCATAATTGCCTTCACATTCTTCAGCTTCACCATGCTTGGATGGTGCAGTCACACTAGTGACATGCCGGCACCACCGGGAATATATTTGGACAACAAGTTCTCCGGCTGCGGCGGCGCGAGTTTGGAGTCGCACTCCATTACCTTCCAGTACAAGGTAGGTGGCTCTGTTGATGGAAGGAACCAAACAGAGTGTGTTATATGCTTGGCGCAGTTCGAAGAAGAAGAGAGTGTTCGGAAGCTTCACAGTTGCAAGCATGTTTTCCACACGTGTTGCATTGATAGGTGGCTTGGCTCTCATACCGGCTGCCCCTTGTGCCGGAGTCAGATCGACCAAGCCGCCGCTTCCCCAAATGGAAATAACCATATGATCTTGGTTTCTGTTGATTCCTGA